One Deltaproteobacteria bacterium genomic window carries:
- the rlmN gene encoding 23S rRNA (adenine(2503)-C(2))-methyltransferase RlmN: MDIKSLTKTDLETWLVEHGEKPYRAAQILKWVYQRGATTFDEMSDLSLALREKLAQAFSVDRLSCARTTQASDGTRKFLFALTDNRHIESVLIPAEDRLTLCISSQVGCAMGCRFCATAQVRPVRDLTETEILSQIWEVQQSLPAEQKLTNLVFMGMGEALANYDQVVKALHVITADWGLNFSPRRVTVSTVGLVPQMHRLLAETNVNITVSLTATTNELRDSLMPINRRFPLEQLLAACRSLPMSPRKRVTFAYTMLKGMNDSSEDARRLTRLLHGLRAKVNLIPFNPFLGSTFLPTPRPQIDHFRQILLDKGIHATIRESRGQDAQAACGQLAAFHAPSTSSSSRVQVTEDR; this comes from the coding sequence ATGGATATTAAGAGCCTCACCAAGACCGACCTCGAAACCTGGCTCGTTGAGCATGGCGAGAAACCCTATCGTGCTGCTCAGATTCTCAAGTGGGTCTATCAGCGCGGTGCGACGACGTTTGATGAGATGAGTGACCTATCGCTCGCTTTGCGTGAGAAATTAGCACAGGCATTTTCTGTAGACCGGCTCTCGTGCGCGAGGACGACACAAGCAAGCGATGGCACACGGAAGTTCCTCTTTGCGCTTACAGACAATCGTCATATCGAGAGTGTCTTGATCCCGGCTGAAGATCGCCTCACTCTGTGTATTTCTTCTCAAGTCGGCTGTGCGATGGGATGTCGCTTCTGCGCCACTGCGCAAGTCCGTCCCGTGCGTGATCTCACGGAGACGGAGATTCTCAGCCAAATCTGGGAAGTACAGCAATCTCTCCCGGCTGAACAAAAACTGACGAATCTGGTCTTTATGGGGATGGGTGAAGCCCTTGCGAATTATGATCAAGTTGTCAAGGCGTTACACGTCATTACTGCAGATTGGGGACTCAATTTCTCGCCGCGTCGAGTCACAGTTTCCACCGTAGGCTTGGTCCCACAAATGCACCGCTTGTTAGCAGAAACCAATGTGAACATCACTGTATCATTGACAGCCACGACCAATGAATTGCGTGATTCGTTGATGCCGATCAATAGGCGATTTCCGTTGGAGCAATTATTGGCTGCGTGTCGTTCGCTACCCATGTCTCCGCGTAAACGTGTGACCTTTGCCTATACGATGTTGAAAGGGATGAACGATAGTAGTGAGGATGCGCGACGACTGACGCGATTGCTGCATGGACTACGTGCAAAAGTGAATCTTATTCCGTTTAATCCGTTCCTTGGATCAACTTTCTTACCGACTCCACGCCCGCAGATCGATCACTTCCGGCAGATTCTTCTTGATAAAGGTATCCATGCGACGATTCGTGAAAGCCGGGGGCAGGATGCGCAAGCGGCGTGTGGGCAATTGGCTGCGTTTCACGCCCCGTCCACCTCCTCCTCTTCGCGGGTACAGGTTACAGAGGACAGGTGA
- the mtnP gene encoding S-methyl-5'-thioadenosine phosphorylase yields MTTLGVIGGSGLYQMSGIEHGEWVKVSTPFGDPSDDYFVGELGGVKVAFLPRHGRGHRILPSELNFRANIYGMKKLGVERLIAVSAVGSLKKQIEPGHLVLPDQFIDRTRGRISTFFGRGIVAHVAFADPMCGDLIQLLGNAAKSVNATMHIGGTYVCMEGPQFSTRAESFLYRSWGADVIGMTNLQEAKLAREAEICFATLALATDYDCWNTEAGDVVIEEILAILNKNVTSAQQIIAHVIPQLPSTRPCRCGQALENAIITDRAAIPQNVKHELSILVSKYLGE; encoded by the coding sequence ATGACGACTCTTGGCGTAATCGGTGGTAGTGGGCTCTACCAGATGAGTGGAATTGAGCATGGTGAGTGGGTGAAAGTCTCCACACCTTTTGGTGATCCCTCAGATGACTATTTCGTGGGAGAGCTTGGTGGAGTCAAGGTTGCTTTTTTGCCACGGCATGGACGTGGCCATCGCATTCTTCCCTCAGAGTTGAATTTTCGTGCCAACATTTATGGTATGAAGAAACTCGGCGTTGAGCGCCTTATTGCTGTGAGTGCTGTCGGCAGCCTCAAAAAACAAATAGAACCAGGGCATCTGGTTTTGCCTGACCAGTTCATTGATCGCACCCGTGGACGCATCAGCACATTTTTCGGGCGCGGAATTGTTGCCCACGTGGCCTTTGCTGATCCCATGTGTGGCGATCTGATCCAACTGCTTGGCAATGCAGCTAAGAGCGTTAATGCCACGATGCATATCGGTGGCACCTATGTCTGTATGGAAGGTCCACAATTCTCGACACGGGCGGAGTCATTCTTGTATCGTAGTTGGGGAGCGGATGTGATCGGCATGACCAACCTCCAAGAAGCGAAGCTCGCCCGCGAGGCGGAAATATGTTTTGCAACGCTGGCGTTAGCGACCGATTATGATTGTTGGAATACTGAAGCCGGGGATGTCGTCATTGAAGAAATTCTTGCGATCCTCAATAAGAACGTAACGAGCGCGCAGCAGATTATCGCACACGTGATCCCACAGTTACCGTCAACACGTCCGTGTCGCTGTGGACAGGCGTTGGAGAATGCCATCATCACTGATCGTGCCGCGATCCCACAAAATGTGAAACACGAACTGTCGATTCTCGTAAGTAAATATCTTGGCGAGTAA
- a CDS encoding sugar kinase, whose product MSILVVGSVAFDTIETPHHGRADEVLGGSASYFAVAASCFAPVKLVAVIGEDFPKKEKDFLASRNIDLEGLSAAKGKTFRWTGRYHEDMNMRDTLDLQLNVFSTFSPVLPQSYRNSPFVFLANINPGLQDGVLDQLTTTPRLIACDTITHWIEGARKELEALLKRVEMMVINDEEARMLSGETNVVRAARKILSMGPKTLLVKRGEYGVLSFSPNSVFAVPAYPLEEVFDPTGAGDSFAGGMMGYLASSGDLSEANIRKGIVYGSVVASFVVEDFSLNRLRTLTRDDIDRRYRQFVSLTEF is encoded by the coding sequence ATGAGTATTCTGGTTGTTGGGTCAGTTGCCTTCGATACCATTGAGACGCCGCATCATGGTCGTGCCGATGAAGTGTTGGGTGGATCAGCCTCATACTTCGCAGTGGCGGCCAGTTGCTTTGCCCCAGTGAAACTGGTTGCGGTCATCGGTGAAGACTTTCCCAAAAAGGAGAAAGACTTCCTGGCCTCGCGCAATATTGACCTGGAAGGACTCTCCGCCGCGAAGGGGAAAACCTTCCGCTGGACCGGTCGGTATCACGAAGACATGAACATGCGTGACACGTTAGACCTACAACTGAATGTGTTCTCGACGTTTTCTCCGGTACTGCCGCAAAGTTACCGCAATTCTCCCTTTGTATTTTTGGCTAATATCAACCCAGGGCTCCAAGATGGCGTGCTTGATCAATTAACGACCACTCCTCGCCTTATTGCCTGCGATACGATTACCCATTGGATTGAAGGTGCACGGAAAGAACTCGAAGCCCTGCTCAAGCGCGTCGAAATGATGGTTATCAATGATGAAGAAGCACGCATGTTGAGTGGTGAGACCAATGTTGTTCGCGCGGCACGGAAAATTCTCAGTATGGGACCGAAGACTCTACTCGTGAAACGGGGTGAGTATGGTGTCCTCTCTTTCTCGCCCAACTCAGTATTTGCGGTTCCAGCGTACCCACTTGAAGAAGTTTTCGATCCCACCGGCGCAGGCGATTCGTTTGCTGGCGGTATGATGGGATACCTGGCGTCGTCAGGCGACCTCTCCGAAGCGAATATCCGCAAAGGGATCGTCTATGGTAGTGTTGTCGCGTCCTTTGTGGTGGAAGACTTCAGCCTCAATCGCCTTCGCACGCTCACCCGTGATGACATTGACCGCCGCTACCGACAGTTTGTGAGTCTCACCGAATTCTAA
- a CDS encoding glycosyltransferase family 2 protein, which yields MYLSVVVPVYNEAENLVPLCQRIQAVLDPTGWTYELILVDDGSTDESGKILSELHAQDARIKVIRFRRNFGQTAALAAGFDYAHGEIIVSLDGDLQNDPADIPRLIAKLNEGYDLVNGWRLNRQDPFLHRRLPSQIANRIIGWTTRVKIHDYGCTLKVFRRDVAKGLKLYGEMHRFIPALVGDLGARITEMPVTHHARTRGISKYGLARTLWVIIDLLTVKFLTSYATRPSHLFGFVGLLALLLGGGIVTVLGIERLFFGMELAGRPLLWLGILLVIVGVQFVSTGLLGEMLARTYHESQQKPVYLIKEMLE from the coding sequence ATGTATCTTTCTGTTGTCGTTCCCGTCTATAACGAGGCTGAGAACCTTGTCCCGCTCTGTCAGCGCATTCAGGCTGTGCTCGACCCGACTGGGTGGACGTACGAGCTGATCTTGGTCGATGATGGCAGTACCGATGAGAGTGGAAAAATTTTGTCGGAGCTGCATGCGCAAGATGCGCGTATTAAGGTAATCCGGTTTCGTCGGAACTTTGGCCAAACTGCTGCCCTCGCAGCGGGATTTGATTACGCTCACGGTGAGATTATCGTCTCTCTTGATGGCGATTTACAGAACGACCCAGCGGATATCCCTCGCTTGATCGCTAAACTCAATGAAGGCTACGACCTCGTCAACGGTTGGCGGCTCAACCGGCAAGATCCCTTCCTTCATCGTCGGTTACCTTCACAAATTGCTAACCGTATCATCGGTTGGACCACGCGAGTCAAAATTCATGACTATGGCTGCACGCTCAAAGTCTTTCGTCGTGACGTTGCCAAAGGGCTCAAGTTATATGGCGAGATGCATCGGTTCATTCCAGCGCTGGTCGGGGACTTGGGAGCAAGGATCACAGAAATGCCTGTGACTCACCACGCCAGGACTCGCGGGATATCAAAGTACGGCCTAGCTCGTACATTATGGGTCATTATTGACCTATTGACGGTAAAGTTTCTCACCAGCTACGCCACGCGCCCGAGTCATCTTTTTGGTTTCGTTGGCCTTTTGGCTCTATTATTGGGAGGGGGAATCGTCACGGTTTTGGGCATCGAACGTCTCTTCTTCGGGATGGAACTGGCTGGTCGACCACTATTGTGGCTTGGGATTTTGCTCGTTATTGTCGGGGTGCAGTTTGTCTCGACTGGGCTTTTGGGCGAAATGCTTGCTCGTACCTACCATGAAAGTCAGCAAAAGCCTGTCTACCTGATAAAAGAGATGCTAGAGTAG
- a CDS encoding UDP-glucose/GDP-mannose dehydrogenase family protein — protein sequence MKLCVIGTGYVGLVSGTCFAEGGNDVICVDIDEQKIADLRNGKIPIYEPGLEELIRRNVNDGRLRFTTDLSMAVKDSLVCFIAVGTPQDDDGSADLSMVLKATSDIAKVMPGYRIVVLKSTVPVGTADKVRAAMSANTTHPFDVVSNPEFLKEGAAVEDFMKPDRVVLGSNSEHALSLMKELYAPFVRTENPILVMDNRSAEMTKYAANAFLATRISFINQVANLCEKAGADVSDVRRGIGSDRRIGHYFLFPGVGYGGSCFPKDVRAVIRTAEEFQMDFSLLKEVEVINEKQKELLVNKVFARFGKELRGKKFAVWGLAFKPRTDDMREAPSLVIIEALLKAGAEIAVHDPEALTRAREVLGDRVSYHRGNYDALPGADALLIVTEWNEFRRPDFARMRELMKTPIIFDGRNLYEPAQMKQEKFTYYPIGRLMVEQ from the coding sequence ATGAAACTGTGTGTCATTGGAACCGGATACGTTGGGCTCGTATCTGGAACGTGTTTTGCCGAAGGCGGAAACGATGTCATTTGTGTCGATATCGATGAGCAGAAAATTGCCGACTTGCGTAACGGGAAGATTCCTATCTATGAGCCGGGCTTAGAAGAACTTATTCGTCGTAATGTCAACGATGGAAGGTTACGCTTCACGACTGATCTGTCGATGGCGGTTAAAGACTCACTGGTCTGCTTCATCGCTGTTGGTACACCACAAGACGACGACGGCTCAGCTGATCTGAGCATGGTGCTCAAAGCGACGTCGGACATTGCCAAAGTCATGCCTGGCTATCGTATTGTTGTCCTCAAGAGCACGGTGCCGGTGGGAACGGCGGATAAAGTGCGGGCCGCGATGTCGGCGAATACCACCCATCCCTTTGATGTTGTCTCTAACCCCGAATTCCTCAAAGAAGGTGCTGCGGTCGAAGACTTCATGAAGCCTGACCGCGTTGTTCTTGGCAGCAACAGCGAGCATGCGTTGTCACTGATGAAAGAACTCTATGCGCCCTTTGTGCGTACGGAGAATCCGATCCTGGTCATGGACAATCGTAGCGCCGAGATGACGAAATATGCGGCCAATGCGTTTTTGGCTACGCGTATCTCTTTCATCAATCAAGTTGCAAATCTGTGTGAAAAAGCCGGAGCCGACGTCTCCGATGTGCGGCGTGGTATCGGCTCTGACCGTCGCATCGGCCATTACTTTCTGTTTCCTGGGGTTGGATACGGAGGCTCGTGCTTTCCCAAAGACGTGCGTGCGGTGATCCGCACTGCGGAAGAGTTCCAGATGGACTTTTCGTTGTTGAAAGAGGTCGAAGTCATCAACGAAAAGCAAAAAGAATTGCTGGTCAATAAAGTATTCGCTCGCTTTGGCAAGGAATTGCGCGGCAAGAAATTCGCCGTGTGGGGGTTGGCCTTCAAGCCACGGACTGACGATATGCGCGAAGCACCGTCGCTGGTAATTATCGAGGCCCTTCTGAAAGCCGGGGCTGAAATTGCAGTCCATGATCCAGAGGCACTAACTCGTGCGCGCGAGGTCCTTGGCGATCGTGTGTCGTATCATCGTGGCAACTACGACGCCCTCCCTGGTGCGGATGCGTTACTCATCGTTACGGAATGGAACGAATTCCGCCGCCCAGATTTTGCCCGTATGCGTGAACTGATGAAGACACCGATTATTTTTGATGGACGGAATCTCTATGAACCTGCACAGATGAAGCAGGAGAAATTTACTTACTATCCGATTGGCCGCTTGATGGTGGAGCAATAG
- a CDS encoding SDR family oxidoreductase, whose product MARVLITGGAGFIGSHLCERFLNEGDEVICVDNLITGNADNIAHLFPNKRFSFIPQDVTNYIYVKGPVDSILHFASPASPVDYLELPIQTLKVGSLGTHKALGLAKEKGARFLLASTSEVYGDPLIHPQKEDYWGNVNPIGPRGVYDEAKRFAEAMTMAYHRTHKVETRIVRIFNTFGPRMRLRDGRVVPNFIAQALRGEDVTVYGDGGQTRSFCFVNDLVEGITRLLRSDHDGPVNIGNPREMTVLDFAKLIIQLTGSKSKIAFKPLPVDDPKVRQPDITLARRVLNNWEPRVTLEEGLRQTISYFADKVQKS is encoded by the coding sequence ATGGCGCGTGTGTTGATTACTGGTGGGGCAGGGTTTATCGGTTCGCATTTGTGCGAACGGTTTCTTAACGAAGGAGATGAGGTTATCTGCGTTGACAATCTCATCACCGGCAATGCAGATAACATTGCTCATTTGTTCCCGAATAAACGCTTCTCGTTCATTCCACAAGATGTGACAAACTACATCTACGTAAAAGGTCCGGTCGACTCGATCTTGCATTTCGCCTCACCCGCCAGTCCGGTTGATTATCTAGAATTACCAATTCAGACGTTGAAAGTGGGGTCCCTCGGTACCCATAAGGCCCTTGGCCTGGCGAAAGAGAAGGGGGCGCGCTTTCTGCTGGCGTCGACCTCTGAAGTCTATGGTGACCCGCTGATCCATCCCCAGAAGGAGGATTATTGGGGCAATGTGAATCCAATCGGCCCGCGCGGCGTCTATGATGAAGCGAAGCGTTTTGCTGAAGCGATGACGATGGCCTACCACCGCACCCATAAAGTGGAAACCCGCATCGTGCGAATTTTCAACACCTTTGGCCCACGTATGCGGTTGCGCGATGGGCGTGTGGTACCGAATTTCATTGCGCAAGCGCTCCGTGGTGAAGATGTCACGGTGTATGGCGATGGCGGGCAAACTCGGAGCTTCTGCTTTGTGAATGATTTGGTGGAAGGGATCACGCGCTTGTTGCGCTCGGATCATGATGGTCCGGTGAATATCGGCAATCCGCGGGAAATGACCGTCCTCGACTTTGCCAAATTGATTATTCAGCTCACAGGGAGCAAAAGTAAAATCGCCTTCAAGCCATTGCCAGTCGATGATCCGAAAGTGCGGCAGCCTGATATTACGCTTGCTCGTCGCGTGTTGAATAACTGGGAACCTCGTGTGACGCTTGAAGAAGGATTACGGCAGACCATCTCTTACTTTGCTGATAAAGTGCAG